A stretch of DNA from Hemitrygon akajei chromosome 4, sHemAka1.3, whole genome shotgun sequence:
CTTTCTGCTAAACAAAGATTGAATATTAAAAAGAATAAAATCCTAGTCTTTCATTGCTCTTTTAATAATGTTTATTGCATTTTATACAttacaatttattttttttaatcttttgtatTCTCCACACAGGTTTGGGTAAAGCAAGAAGAAAGACAAGTGCAAGAGATGCTTCCCCTACACCAAGCACAGATGCAGAGTTCTCAACAAATGGTGGAAGTTTGGACCGTATATATGATTTGAATATACCAGCATATGTCAAATTTGCTTATGTGCCCGAGAGAGATGATGAGTTATCGCTTGTGAAGGGATCACGTGTTACTGTTATGGAAAAATGTAGCGATGGTTGGTGGAGAGGTGGCTACAATGGACAAGTTGGTTGGTTTCCATCTAATTATGTTGTAGAAGAAGTTGATGAGGCCACTGCTGATTCACCCAGTTTTTTCACTTCTAGACTGGGAGCAGCAGTCAGTAATGGGCAAACCACAAAAGTACTTCATGTGGTACAGACTCTTTACCCATTCAGCTCTGTCACAGAGGAAGAACTAAATTTTGAAAAGGGTGAAATTATGGATGTCATTGAGAAACCAGAGAATGATCCAGAATGGTGGAAGTGTCAAAATTCTAAAGGACAAATTGGTCTTGTTCCCAAAAACTATGTAGTTATCTTAAATGATGGACCTCCTATGGGCAGTTCACATGCTTCTCAGATTAGCTATACTGGCCCATCTTCAACAGGAAAGTTCGCTGGAAAGGAATGGTACTATGGTAATGTCACACGGCATCAGGCTGAAATGGTTCTAAATGAGAAGGGAATTGATGGTGACTTTCTTGTTAGAGATAGTGAATCATCGGTGAGTATCATGCTGCCCTAGTCAGCAAATTGATGTTTTTGTGTACCTTGACATTTTTTGAGATTGTATGAGAATGAATTAACATACAACTGTTGTGAGTATTTTCTGGCAATATTGATGGTTATCAGAATGCTAGTTTTTTGTTTACTCAGATACAATTTCATGCCAAATGTATTTTTTAAGTGCCCTGCACATGTTGCAGTATTTGCCAGTTTTGCAAACACATTGGCTTCTTTCACTCAGCAGAAATGAAAAATATAATTGTGATGCTTGAAATATTAATACATCTAGGATAGGTTTTTCTTTAGTGTTTGCTTGAATATACTTCAGTCATCATGTATGCTTTTTGTTTTGACTTGCATGCCATGACTTACTGTTGATTAATGTTTTTTAAGTGCAAAACAATGGAAATTTCAAAAGTTAATAAAATAGATAGTTTTATTTTTAGTATAACAGGCCAGAATTTCGCAGAAACAGGAAAATCTGGACTAATATCAGTGATCACTAGCTCCTATTTGTACAATGAACAAACATAAGGTCAAACACAAAGATTTTGGAAACCGTCTTCAGATATATTGGCATAGGTTATTTTGTTATGATAGGTTATCTTCACTTCCAAGTTTAAAATTAGTTTGTTCTCTGGTACAAGGCATAATCCTAAATTTCTCTAGATCAAATGCAAATCATTTTTGTTATATGGGCTTCAGGATTATACATAAACTGCCATATAGTTATTTTCACATTTGTTTCTAgccagtagttttcagcaaatttggatATAAAACCTGAGTTTATTTTTAAAGGGGGATGTTTAGTAGTCAGCTTTTAAGCCAACAGGTGGCACTGTTGGTATATATGAATATATGAATCTACATGCTTTAATATTATTAAATTTGCAGTTTTGAGCAAAATGGTTTCTCATTTTCCCCTGTTCTTGGTTCTAATGTTCCTGCCTACCTTCCATGTTTCACCCTGCACTTTACAATATCACAGATGTGGCATGTTGGTACAACAGCTAGTGATATTGCTTACAGCTTTGGGGAACTGGGTTCTGTCCTGACTTTAGGTACTGTCTGTAgactttgtatgttcttcctgtgaccttaGATTTCCATcatgtgcttcagtttcctcacaTGTCCTAAAGACacattgataggttaattggctactgcaAATTGCCCATAGTGAAGGTAAGTGGCAGCAGAATTAATGGGGAGTTATGTATTGAATTGTGTATTGTAAATGCTAAGTAATACATAAATATTTAACTGCTCCTGTGAAACCCTTCGTTATTCCATTTAATGGAATCATTATTCATCCCAATAAATCTAGCTTTAGTGCTTCCTATTCATTGGCCTTTTACTGCATTCCTTTAAATCATTCGTAAGTATAAAACACTAAAGTATGAAGTAAACTGAAGAACGTTTTCTAATTTGCAGTCCCCACCCCACCAACATCTGGAATAGAAAACCTCCAACTCATTTTTAAGACACTAAAACCTGCTATTGTATATTAGATGTTTACACTGTCTGCTGTGGAAATTGTGTCCTTTATATCCATGACAGGTTAACTTAATCTGGTGAGAAACTGTAGCTTTTGATTTTATGGTTTGCCGTCAATACAGAGTTTAACCACTTATCCAGTATGGCATCAAAAGAAAACAGTCTGCTTGGATTTTCTGTTTGAGTTTCTGTGTAATAATATTTTTAGTGAGACTGACGGAAGAAGCAGGAAGAGGAAAATGTATTTTGTTAGATACCAGATGGTTCAGATTACTGTCGGCATTAGCTATATATCCTTGTCAATACCTCCTAAAATATACATTCTTCCTTTTTAAAGTTGTTAAACTGTGTGTCCACACGTTTTCCAGGTTTCCCTTCATTTAAAGACGAGAACATTGTATCTGCATGCCATCTTTCAATTTGTTGACAGTGATTCTTTAGaataatttcaacaggaaatTAATATGATTTCAATTTAATTCCATATCTTTTCTATGACAAAATTTTATTTGCTAATGTTTTGGTGTACAGATGACTACCTACAGTTTTTAAACTTTAGTTTTCTGAAGTGTTAAATTTTTAATTCTAATTGTTTTTTGATCTGTACATTCCATTAGTTTTTCatcattaacaagagaaaatctgcagatgctggaaatccaggcaacacacgcaaaatgctggaggaactcagcaggccaggcagcatctatggaaaagagtacagtcaatgttttgggcagaggcccttcatcaggatgtccatttcctccagaattttgtgtctgttgcttcaaTTTTTCATCATTGTCTAgttttgttgttgttgagtgCTGTTGAGTTGGTCTTGACTCATGGCAGCCCTATGGATTGTGTAAttgtccatagggttttcatggcaagatgtGGAAGTAGATTGCTAGGACTTTCTTCTGCACAGATACTGCTACTGCCCAGGTTGGGATCTGGCcagatttgaactcgggaccatctgcctcaaagtccagtgctgatgccactacatcacTGGCTGATATCAAGTGTCTAGTTTTACTCTTTGTAAAATAGAACAACAAATTTATGCATCAGTGAAACTCTTTAAGACTATAAAACTTAAAATATTACAGAagagtacaggccttttggccgtgatgttgtactgaccttttaaatTGCTCATAGATCATTCAATCCTTCCATCCTACAGAGCCCACAATTTTcctattatccatgtgcctatctaagaattccCCCtcgtgtctgcctctaccacctctctTGGCAGGTTATTTCACACACCCATTATTTTCTGTGTAAAGACCTTGCATCTGAAAttcttctatactttcctccaatcaccttaaatcatGCCCTCTTATTCTTTTTGACTTGGGGGAAAGGTCTCTGATTATCTATTCAATCTAGGCCTTTTatcatgtacacctctatcaagtcatctctcatccttctgCACTCTAAAGTGAAAAACCAAGCTCGCTCAACCCATCTTCGTAAGACacatctccaatccaggcagcatcctgataaatctcctttgcaccttttttaaagcttccacattcttcctataatgaggttattagaactgagcacaatacaccaagtgttcttccaaccagggttttatagagctgcaacattacctcacagttcttgaactcaatctcccaacTAATGAAAAtgaacacaccatatgccttcttaacaaccctattaaCTTGTCATTGGAATTAAATTGAAACAATTTATATTAGAATAAGGGCTCAGCTACAATTAGGGATATTGATATCTTTGTGCTCTGGATTGAATTCCCAGGATTAAGAGCAAAAATGCATTCCTTGTAGTACTGCATTTTGGGGAATCTGGTTGAGGGTGCAATCCTCCATTGATAATTTCACAGAAATGTAATTGTTAAAGTTTGACAGCCAAGGCAATATGTAGTAGTTACCTGTATTGGGCAAGCTGGACTGTATCCTGGCTTGCTTGGTTAATGGGGATTGTTCCTGGGACTGATAGCAACTTCTCTCTATTGGAACGCTGGTGAGATCACAGCTGTTTGGCTGGAAATGCAGCTAATGACAATGTTTTGCATAAGGATTGCAGGACAGCAAAGTGCATTACACAACCAAAGAGAATGTATTTATTTTAAAGCGCAGATGGGGCACAGACTTGTGGCTGTTTGGACACCAGCACCAAGTGCTGTAATTTGAATTGGCACTCTCAAGGTGTATTAAGAATATCAAGTGGGGTACCAGTGCATAATAGTTTAAAATACCAGTCAATATTTCAGCAGTTGTACTTAGTAATTTGTATAATTTTGACAGCTAGAATATTCTACCTCTCATTGCTCTCCTCATATTACCTCATTAGGTATGTGGCATGAGTGTGAATAGATTAAGTCAGAAAGCTTGGTACAAATGAAAAGGAAGAAATTTACTGTCCCGTTCTCCACCCACAACCCAATCTGTTACTGGTGTAAAATGATGTAGTTTTGTGAAAATGATTAACTCTGAAGTGCCTAGCAGCTTTTCCTTCAATCGTCAGTTTTTCCCAGTCATTCGCAGGTTTCTTTCACATCAATTCTGTGGGTTAATTAGAGGTTAACAACTTAGTACGTCCATTTTGTTTGCATAACTTGATCAAAATGTATATGAAATTCAGGAGCATCGCCCAGAACTTGGCTTTGTAACTTGATTTCTGATGAAGTTGCAACCTGCCATTTGAGTTCACTGTATCTGATCAGTTTCCTAAATGTGTATGGTGTCTCCTTAAACATTTGCAATTACCTTTGAGAGAAGTCTAATTCAGTAAAATTAATTGAATGCATTAATGAATAAATCGGACATTAATTTTATTTCAGTACAATCTTGGTCTAGAAACGTACTGTGTAACCATAAAGGACACAATCTAATGAGATGGTGTGAATGTGTTAGTTTGATCAGATACTGTTGCTGGAGTAAATGTTTGAAGGTTGGCTTTATGCAAACAGTATAATCAGAGCCAATTATTTTTCTCTTCCAGCCAAGTGACCTGTCAATATCATTAAAAGCATCAGGAAAAAACAAACATTTCAAGGTCCAGCTAGTAAATGGAGTGTATTGTATTGGGCAACGTCGATTTAACACAATGGATGAATTGGTAGAACACTACAAAAAGGCACCTATCTTCACAAGTGAACATGGAGACAAGTTGTATCTAATCAAACCCCTGCAGTGATAAAGGCTACAGACCTGGTGGTGACCAGGTTTTGCAAAGTCTTAGGTctgaacaattataaagaataaagatgtTAAGAGGTTCTGATACATTGTTTTCTATGGATTTGCCTCTTTGAGTGTCATTAattatatttttcttttgtattttatatattttccctGTTTATTTGCCTGCTTGTCTTTAATTCTATTAAACATGTTGCCTTCCAAAGGTTATGTTGAACCTCTTCACTTTCTTAGTGTTCACTTTTGTACTCGCTTGGTCTAGATTTTCCCAAATGTACACTTAATTAGCTAGAAAATGGATGATTAGAAGATGCTGTCCTTGAAACTGCAGTGTTAATTAATCCAATTAAAACATTCACTAATTATATTCTTTTTGAGAAAACTATCGGGCACAGTTTAAATGCACTGAAGCTACAGCTAATTAAGAGAAAATAGATATAACAAATGTGGCACCGAGTACTGTACTTTTTGCTTATGAAGTAGTTACTGAGGTTTCCTAGAATCTAGAAGTGCTTTACTCTGTACTCTATATAATTTTAATTTCACATAAAGAGTATATCAATAGAATTGTCAACACTTGCTAGACTACGAAGGAAGATTGTAGAAATAAGTGTAACAAATTTTGATCTGTAATTTGCATCTAGTGGAAAGTACACGCTTAGGGTTAATGGAAATCAGGTGTCTGTAATGTAAGAATCTGAACGGCAATGTTATCTGTGCTTTCAGCTGTGCCACTCTCATTATGCTTGTTTCTTGCATCCTTATGCTTGTTTCAAGTAAATAATACGTATTTAATTGTCACCATAATATGTAGCAGGTTGTTGACACTAATAAGTGAGATTAATAAAACTGATCATTTTGGGGGTTACTAGCATGAGATGTGtagtttgtgatttttttttacactttaCACTACATCAGCTTAAGATTAAAATGCTGTGAAGAAAATGTATTCTAGCTCTATGTTTAACATCATTTTAGAAGCATAGTTTTAGTACTATGGTTGTGTAATCAGCCCAAAATGAACTTCAAAATTATTGCATATCATCATCCCCTTAAGCATTTGTCTCATTTTTCTATGACGCAATATGATTTTATTTATGCTAAACAAAGTTATACTTAGTTTCTCTTGAAGAAACCTACTTTTGTATTTGTCATTTTATGAAATTGTGTGTCTAAATGAAAACAATGATTTCAAGTTATCACTTGAAAAATTAAGTTAAAAAATTATAATTAATAACACTAATTAGTATGGTAAACAGTTTAGAAAGTGTTTTCCAATGTATTCCCATTTGTAAAGGGGTGTCAATTACATATTACAAAATTAACATTACACGGGACCAAATTCTAGAACAATTTAGACAAGATGTTTTTCGCTACCTTCATTGCAGTTTCGCTAAACACTTTATGTAACTTTATCATGCAATCATTGTTTTGCATACAGACAAATACTTGCAAGTTGTTGTTGCTCATGGTTTTGACCATCATTTTCTTTGCATTGACTGTTCATATTTTTGGGAGAATTCACTCTTCAGTCCCCGACAATTTACATGTGCAGCttaatatcttttttttcagGTCTGGCTGTCCTGTCTCAGGAAGTTATTGATTTGTTTCTCTGTGTAAATGTGTGTTCTTAGTTTAGGATTAAATATAAATGAAGTGATGCCACATGTAAACATATATGAATTGTTTCTTGAACAATTTTAGTTGTTCACATCAGCACGAGGTATAGAAATATTTGCAATTGTACATAAAATGTCATCACATTTTGAATATATTTTCTAGCATTTACATGAATTATTAATTAAAAATGAGTTATAAAAACTATTTCACAGAACCATTCAGCTTACTGACCAGCACCCTACACTAGTTGAATTATATTCTTGCCATATTCCTATGGACTGTCCCAATTTCTACCAGATATTTGCTCACTGGCGCcacttgtgaccaattaacctactaatccatatgtcttagggctgtggggggggggggggggggggggggtggaatcagaGTGCAAATTCCACTCAGGTGGTACTGGATAATAGGACTGAATTGGTCACTGCAGCTCTATTCTACTGGATGTGCCACTGCAGCTCCATTTGGCACAAACCCACCCTGAAGACCGTTATTAAAGCCAGCTTTTAAAGTGAGAATGGCACTTTATATTTGATACTATTTTATTTGCTCTTTGAACAATCAAAGTCTTTACCATTTCCTAATATGTCACAGGACAAAACTGAATGGCGTTTTCCAAATGTAGACTTACGAAAATACATTACAATTTTCAAGGTGCTTTGTCTGCTGAAAGTAACTTTGCATAGAGAATTGTTAAGATTCATATCAAGGATCTGTTACTATAACAATCCATGTACTGACTTATCTTTTACTCCTGGCAATTCCAGTTTTCTTACAGAAGTTTGTTTTATCTAGTCCTAAAACATGGGTTTTTCACACCCACAGAGTCTTGGGCCAAAGTGCACTTTTAAAGTCATTATCTTTTACTAATGTTATTGCACTCGATTCTTAACTAGCATGTAAATGATCCCAAAGATAAAGTATTGTTATTAATGGCTATCAGAATGTACTCAATGCTTAATATATGGCAATAgaaggacagcctcagaataaaaggatgttaCTTTCAaacaaagatgaagaggaatgtctttagccagaggatggtaaatctgaaattcattgtcatagatggTTGTGGTTAtgaagtcattggttatatttaaagaggaggttgataggttcttgatttgtaagggcattaaaggttctggagagcaggcaagagaattgagttgagagggaaaataaatcagccgcgatcacatggcggagaagacttgataggctgaatgagcTAATTCTTCTATTTCTTATGATCTGATCCCTCACATTAACTGCAAAAGGGCCTATCTTGCAGAGTAACATTAAGATGCATAAGGCTCCAAGTTACTTACAAATATTAACCAATTTCTTCAGAGAAGgcaacaatcctgattgagaagttgtagaacctgggcctctgtacctccctctgcaattggatcctcaacttcctaagcagaagaccacaatttgtgcggattggtgataacattttCTCAGTAGCAATCAATACTGGCacacctcgggtgtgtgcttagcccactgctctactctctatatatccgtgactgtgtgactaggcatagctcaaatactatatatatatatatataaattttctgatgatacaacaattgttggtagaatctcaaatgatgacaagaaggcgtacaggagctcGATATGCCTACTAgcggagtggtgtcgcagcaacaacctggcactcaatgtcagtaagatgaaagagctgattgtggacttcaggaagggtaagacgaaggaacacataccaatcctcatagagggagcaGAAGGGgggagagtgagtagtttcaagttcctgggtgtcaagatctctgtggatctaacctgatcctaacatatcgatgcagctataaagaagacaggacagcgactatacttcattaggagtttgaagagatctggcatgccaacaaaaacactcaaaaacctctatagatgtactgtggagagcattctgacagactgcgtcactgtctggtatgggtggggtctactacacaggaccgaaagaagctgcagagggttgtaagtttagttggctccatcttgggtactagccacaAAGTACtcgggacatcttcaaggagcagtgtctcagaaaggtagcttccatcatcaaggacctccagcacccagagcatgcccttttctcacttacCATCAAgtgatacagaagcctgagggcacacagtcaggaacagtttctttccctctgccattgattcctaaatgggcattgaacccttagacactacctcactttttaaatgtatattagttctgttttttgcacaatttttaatctattcaatatgcatatactgtaactgatttacttatttactatATTTTCTCTTCCTCTATATTATGTatcacattgaactgctgctgctaagttaacaaatttcacgacacatgccggtgataataaatcagatccTGAATCTAAAATGCAAAAGAGAtgtttatatatatactttgtttttaatttcattttttccttCAGTCATCTActagtacagttagacgagaagctagactggactgccaacacagatgccttgtgcaggaaggcacagagtcgactgtacttcctaagaaggttggcgtcattcaatgtctgtagtgagatgctgaagatgttctataggtcagttgtggagagcgccctcttctttgtggtggcgtgttggggaggaagcattaagaagagggacgcctcacgtcttaataagctggtaaggaaggcgggctctgtcgtgggcaaagtactggagagtttaacattggtagctgagcgaagggcgctgagtaggctacggtcaattatggataactctgaacatcctctacatagcaccatccagagacagagaagcagtttcagcgacaggttactatcgatacaatgctcctcagacaggatgaagaggtcaatactccccaatgccattaggctttacaattctaccgccaggacttaagaactttttaaaagctattattaatgctttttgagatagtgatttagatgcatatcatatttttttactgagttaagtattgtatgtaattagttttgctacaacaagtgtatgggacattggaaaaaaagttgaatttccccatggggatgaataaagtatctatctatctatctatctatctatctatctatctatatacttCAGATTAATGAGTTCTACTTTATCAGcatttttgaaagggagaatttcAGATGTAGCCTCAGTGTAATAGAATGATCACACACTTGGAGGAGCAGTTATTGAACTGGGCATGCAAAACACATCCCTCAATATGTGTCAATCTGTCATGGTCCAGTGGtctgattttaaagttctctttatTCTTCCTTTAATAGCAGTTCATTTCTCAATTTATTGTATAAAACTAAATAGTGATTTAAATACTGCAATGCTTAGGCTTCAGTTCAATTAGACTCCCAAAGCTAATTTTATTTAGCTAATGTGGTTTATGGTCCTTTAACTAATAGCTGACAAGTGGGTAGAAGTGTCCTTAAAATATCCTTAGCCACGGTGAGGTGCCAGAGTTTCGGAGGATTGCTAATCTTCCATTGTTTAGGAACAGCTCtaaaaataagccaggaaattataggctagtgagcctgacatcagtagtgggaaagttattgaaaggtattaaggacaggatatataagtgtttggatagacagggactggttAGGAATAGGTAATATGGCTTTGTGCCTGGTAGATgatgtctaaccagtcttattTTTTCAAGAAAATTGATAAAGGCAAAGTAGTGgatgttttggatatggactttagcaaggcatttgacaaggtctcgcatgggaggttggtcaagaaggttcagttactcGGCATTTAAGTTGAGGTAGTAAATTAAATCAGACATTGtcttcatgggagaagccagagagcggtaGTGGGTAGTTGCTTctttggaagcctgtgactagtgctgtgccacagggattgatgctgggtatgttgttgtttatcatccagatcattgacgtaGGTGATAATGTGgctaatttgcagatgacaccaggattgggggtgtagtggacagcgaaaaagactatcatggcttgcagtgggatctgcatcagctggaaaaatgggcttaaAAATgacaatggaatttaatgcaggcataGTAGGACCAACTAGAATATGTCTTACGCAGTGAGTGGTTAGGCACTgatgagtgtggtagaacaaatggatctgggaatgcaggtccataattcattgaaagtggagcCACAGCTGgaaagggttgtaaagaaagcttctaAGACATTGGccctcataaatcaatgtattgagtacaggagatgggatattttgttgaagttgtataaggtggAGAGGCCTTATTTAGAATAATGTGTGCGGTTCTGGAGGGTTATAGTCTGGGTGCTGgctgatgggaataggcagaataatggtttggcacaggctagatggaccaaaagacttcagtgctgtagtgttccatgactgTGTAAATTAGTGCAGAAAGAaaggggtaaaaaaaaaatgacgtagtattcatgggttcattatccattcataaATTTGacgacgggaagaagctgttcatgaaacgttgagtgtgtgtcttctggctcctgtaccacttccttgattgtggcaatgagaagatggcatgtcctgggtgatgggggtccttaatgatgtcaGCTTTTCAGGGATAATCTTTTAAAGGTGTactggatgctgtggaggctagtgcccatgatggagttggcagaggttacaactttctgcagctttttttccaACCCTGTGCATTGGCCCCTTCATAtcaacagtgatgcaaccagttagaacgctctatgtggtacatctgtagaaacttgtaaGTATCtttgtgacataccaattctcctcaagctcctaatgaaatatagccactatcaTGCCTTTTTTGTAACTGTATCAATTTGTTGGGACCAGGATTGATCCTCCAATGTTGACGCCCAGGATCTTGCAActgctcaccatttccactgctgatcACTCGATGAAAACTGGTGtctgttccctcaacttcccctttccACGAAGTCCACGAATAATTCCtcagtcttattgacattgagtacaaggtcacctcaaccagctgatctatattACTACTTTATGTAGTAATTTTGGCTAGGAACagacaccatctgaaattctgccaacaataattgtgCCTTTGGCAAATTTATAGCTGGTGTCTGTTCCTAgccacaatcatgggtgtagagcaatgggctaagcgtATATCTTtgaggtgttgattgtcagcaaggggaAGAAATTATTTCTGATCTACACAGACTGTGGTGTCCCGGTAAGGAGGTCAAGGATctaggtacagaggcccaggttttagaTCCTGTTAATTAAAACTGATGGTATGGTTATGTTGAACGCTGAC
This window harbors:
- the nck2b gene encoding cytoplasmic protein NCK2b isoform X1, encoding MTEEVIVIAKWDYTAQQDQELDIKKNERLWLLDDSKTWWRVRNTSNKTGYVPSNYVERKNSLKKGSLVKNIKDTLGLGKARRKTSARDASPTPSTDAEFSTNGGSLDRIYDLNIPAYVKFAYVPERDDELSLVKGSRVTVMEKCSDGWWRGGYNGQVGWFPSNYVVEEVDEATADSPSFFTSRLGAAVSNGQTTKVLHVVQTLYPFSSVTEEELNFEKGEIMDVIEKPENDPEWWKCQNSKGQIGLVPKNYVVILNDGPPMGSSHASQISYTGPSSTGKFAGKEWYYGNVTRHQAEMVLNEKGIDGDFLVRDSESSPSDLSISLKASGKNKHFKVQLVNGVYCIGQRRFNTMDELVEHYKKAPIFTSEHGDKLYLIKPLQ
- the nck2b gene encoding cytoplasmic protein NCK2b isoform X2 is translated as MLDLGNFQQVFIFFAYLNGLGKARRKTSARDASPTPSTDAEFSTNGGSLDRIYDLNIPAYVKFAYVPERDDELSLVKGSRVTVMEKCSDGWWRGGYNGQVGWFPSNYVVEEVDEATADSPSFFTSRLGAAVSNGQTTKVLHVVQTLYPFSSVTEEELNFEKGEIMDVIEKPENDPEWWKCQNSKGQIGLVPKNYVVILNDGPPMGSSHASQISYTGPSSTGKFAGKEWYYGNVTRHQAEMVLNEKGIDGDFLVRDSESSPSDLSISLKASGKNKHFKVQLVNGVYCIGQRRFNTMDELVEHYKKAPIFTSEHGDKLYLIKPLQ